The sequence below is a genomic window from Salvelinus namaycush isolate Seneca chromosome 2, SaNama_1.0, whole genome shotgun sequence.
CATATTTTGCCCCTTTTTCATCCTTAGTTGTTCACTCAGACTCTGATTTAATGTCCATTTCCTCCTTTGTGTCACTCTGAAGCTGTGTGCTGGACCCTAGTTCTGTTCCTGGCTCAAAAAGGTTAAGGTTCGCCCTAATAGCCACCAATTTCTCCACTCTGTTGTTTGTTAGACTGTTGCCCACCTTTCTTTTGGTTTTCCCAAAGAATGCTCTGAGGCGCAAAGAAGctgctgatgttggtgggatctGAAGGATCACAGAGGCGATGGGTGACAGGGCCTCAGATGCACAGAGACCCTTCCACCAGGTGTAGGGAGAAATGTGCTGGCATGATTGCCATATCCCATCCCCATTCCAAAGGCCTTGCTTGGTAGAAAACTTTGCCAGACTTGCCAGAACTTTGCCCTCATCAAGATTGAGGTGGTGTGAGAGGGTAGAAATCACATAGTATGCGCTGTTGATCTGTTCTCCAGAAAGTATTTGTTTCCCAATATGCTTTGGATCCAGCATGTATGCTGCTGCGTGAATTGGCTTGATACAAAACTCTCCACACAGCTCCAGAAATCGAACAACTGCCGTCTCCTCTGTGTTGAGTAGCAAGGCTGAAGGGAGGGCTGTGCTGATTTTGTCTTTTAAATCAGCAAAAAGCCTGAGAACATCTGACAAGACAGCATCCTCTCCTTCAATCTGATCAATGGCAAATGCGATCGGTGAGAGTAGCGTAAGATTGCgaaccactctctcccaaaacacATCATCAAGCAGTATTTTCCTGATGGAGATTTCAATTTCCACAGACTGTGATCTTGCCATTTCTTGCAGAGACTCCTTGTCTTTCAGAAGGCTGCTGTACATGGTGACAACCCCAGCCCATCTAATGTTGCAGGTCAGCTTCAGTGTGGAGttatttttctttgtatttttatTGCTGTATGTTGCTGACACTTCCTCTTTGCTCCTGACATCCTGTACAACTTGCTTGGCTGTCTTGTATAGCGTTTCCATTGTTTGCAAACTCATGATGTCCTTGATGAGTAGGTTAAGCCCATGAACCATGCACCCAATAGGTGTAATGTGAGGGTAGGCCTCCTCCACTTGTGCCCAGGCAGCCTTCATGTTTGCGGCACTATCAGTAACAACAGCA
It includes:
- the LOC120025376 gene encoding uncharacterized protein LOC120025376, producing MPRLVSDVWKHFTPAINDDGKTMYMCNYCTKQYVKNATKLQVHLTKCKNATLYQSAQEPLFCHTMEDHSQKNADECLARAVYATGSPLMLSENVYWKRCFNVICPGYSPPNRDALSTHLLEAEFNRVQGKVKETIEKADSVAVVSEGWSNVQGDGIINYIVSTPLPLVLKTTDKKDNTHTSTHIADELKAVINDVGPQKVFAVVTDSAANMKAAWAQVEEAYPHITPIGCMVHGLNLLIKDIMSLQTMETLYKTAKQVVQDVRSKEEVSATYSNKNTKKNNSTLKLTCNIRWAGVVTMYSSLLKDKESLQEMARSQSVEIEISIRKILLDDVFWERVVRNLTLLSPIAFAIDQIEGEDAVLSDVLRLFADLKDKISTALPSALLLNTEETAVVRFLELCGEFCIKPIHAAAYMLDPKHIGKQILSGEQINSAYYVISTLSHHLNLDEGKVLASLAKFSTKQGLWNGDGIWQSCQHISPYTWWKGLCASEALSPIASVILQIPPTSAASLRLRAFFGKTKRKVGNSLTNNRVEKLVAIRANLNLFEPGTELGSSTQLQSDTKEEMDIKSESE